The genomic segment TAAGTATAGTATTCATTTGAAAACTTAGTccaagttaatttttttttttttttctttttctcatctATCATGCAAATCTCCTGGCTTTTTAGGCATACCATAAGTTGAAAGAAGGAAGACTGTTGGAGTTGATTGATCCAATAAGAGAAACCTGCGACAGCAACAGAGCAACAAGGTCGATTCTGGTTGCCCTTCTTTGTGTTCAAGAAATCCCAATCGATAGGCCAACAATGTCTGATATAGTTGTCATGTTAAGCAACGAAACGTTATCAATCCCTGAACCAAAAGAACCTGCTTTTCGCAGCAACTGGCAATCTCAGCAGTTAGATTATTTATCCATAAATGAGATGACATTTACCTCGATGATACCTCGataagaggaagaagagaatgAACTTCTATGGTTAATTAATGTTTTCTCGTTTCCTTTCTGCTCATGAATAGTTTCCTATGAACtgaatatttgaaaattgaagaGTGAAGAGATTGACTTTCTGATGTGATGATCATGTTCCACAAACTCCACCCATGTTGTAACGGTTTGAGCTCAACCACAAGATGTCAAGTTCTTGGCTATTGGCACAaagaagttttgaaaagtttaatgCAAATATATATTATTGATTGGATTAAACTGTTCATGTTTTTCTTCCACCTACAATGTCATTAGCGGACTAGGGGCGGAGCTAGAGTATAGCTTACCGTTCAGGTGAACCCGTAGTTCTGGTACAAATTCTGTATTTGTCTTAAGGAATCCATTAATAATAGGACCAGAATCCAAAACCCTTAAGCTTCAAAATTCACATATTGTGCCTAATGGATGAACATGAATCTATTAACTTTGGTGTTGATTGTATATTTTAGAGATTGGTTATCTTAAAAACTGAAATACAGAGAGATGCACTATGTGATCTTATGGTTGGAATATAACAAAATCACTGATGGCGCACTTTGTGAACTCATGATTAAGTTATAACAAATCACTAGTGGCGCACTATTGCAACCAAGGACGGCTGCACCCCTAGCCAGTAAAGCTCTTGTTTTAGGCCTTAAAAAATTGgctcccaaaaattattcttaTTAAATATAGATATGCTATTCAAATAATTATTAGTACTTCTTATTAGTAACAAATAAATCTTCCAACCACTTGTTGTGGGTTTGTCCACTAATCATTAATAATATGTGCTGTTTTttaggtatttttttttatgtaattatagaCGAAAGTGGTAGCCTAATGCAGTTACTTCATTTCCTCTTATCTGCTAAAACTTGAATCGATTTTATCTACAACTAGTGTATTTGCctaaccatgaacacccctagttgCAGGCCCTCAATTACGTTAGGAGCCTTTTGAAATTTGggaataatgaaaaaaaaaaaacttgaggatatgttgtaACTGTTTTATAATcatattttatgatgttttaGATATCTCTCTTTTCCTTATCTATTACTAAAATGAACAGCTGATCCCACGTTACTATAAATTAGTCTTGCTCATTTATTAGTGAATAATACTATATTAGCCTAGAAGCCTAGAAAATGGTGGTTGTTTTATATGACCcctgaaaatattttaagttcTGCTTGGTGCTAATAGCATAGTAAGGTGAAATTATCAGTCTTTGATATGCATTCATTAACATATATGATAGAGCCACAAAAATTTAACTTGGAAGCACCTTTCAAGATCTCTTTATTATTTCAACTTAGGAAGCAATTTGGTCATAAAGAATCTCGCTGAGAAAGTAGAGGCACTAAAAATTCTCTTTTTGTCCAAGAGTCGGTAAAAGTTCAAGATTGGTAGG from the Lycium ferocissimum isolate CSIRO_LF1 chromosome 11, AGI_CSIRO_Lferr_CH_V1, whole genome shotgun sequence genome contains:
- the LOC132038680 gene encoding cysteine-rich receptor-like protein kinase 10 codes for the protein MKCWHSGYMSPEYVLYGQFSDKSDVFNFGVLLLEILSGERNSDFSVTEVSVSLLGWAYHKLKEGRLLELIDPIRETCDSNRATRSILVALLCVQEIPIDRPTMSDIVVMLSNETLSIPEPKEPAFRSNWQSQQLDYLSINEMTFTSMIPR